One Anolis carolinensis isolate JA03-04 chromosome 4, rAnoCar3.1.pri, whole genome shotgun sequence DNA window includes the following coding sequences:
- the tmem74b gene encoding transmembrane protein 74B produces MASSQPLELTVLGNGPGSSRRTPEGETSSSAWTAPRLGIENASYQGEEEETETSFRSGQGAGSRSTALSRGDLSPRSEDVTLSDSPGTSVDYGFILALIFLVGGILLVIVAYSIPREVQVNPDSVSAREMERLEMYYARLGSHLDKCIIAGLGLLTLGGMLLSVLLMVSIYKGELYRRRTFPSSRAPRKTYGSINLRMRQLNGDGGQNLVENEVVHVTDATNVGQSC; encoded by the coding sequence ATGGCGTCCTCGCAGCCCCTGGAACTGACTGTCTTGGGGAATGGCCCAGGGTCCAGCCGCCGGACCCCAGAGGGGGAGACCTCATCATCTGCATGGACAGCTCCCAGGCTGGGCATTGAGAATGCCTCTTaccagggggaggaggaagagaccgAAACGTCCTTCCGGAGCGGTCAAGGTGCAGGAAGCAGGAGCACGGCGCTCTCCAGAGGAGACCTGTCTCCACGGTCGGAGGACGTCACTTTGTCGGACTCACCCGGGACCTCCGTAGACTATGGCTTCATCTTGGCTCTCATCTTCTTGGTCGGAGGGATTTTGCTGGTGATTGTGGCCTACAGCATCCCGCGGGAGGTTCAGGTCAACCCAGACTCTGTCTCTGCCAGGGAGATGGAGCGGCTGGAGATGTATTACGCCCGCCTGGGCTCCCATTTGGACAAGTGCATCATAGCAGGGCTGGGCCTGTTGACTTTGGGTGGGATGCTTCTCTCCGTTCTCCTGATGGTCTCCATCTACAAAGGGGAGCTCTACCGGAGAAGGACATTCCCGTCTTCCAGAGCTCCCCGAAAGACTTACGGATCGATAAACCTGAGGATGAGGCAACTCAATGGAGACGGGGGACAAAACTTGGTTGAGAATGAGGTCGTTCATGTGACGGATGCTACCAATGTTGGCCAGAGCTGCTAA